A single region of the Ptychodera flava strain L36383 chromosome 9, AS_Pfla_20210202, whole genome shotgun sequence genome encodes:
- the LOC139140008 gene encoding LOW QUALITY PROTEIN: protein XRP2-like (The sequence of the model RefSeq protein was modified relative to this genomic sequence to represent the inferred CDS: deleted 1 base in 1 codon), whose protein sequence is MGCLWPKPGDESGQQDEAPKVYSWERKDRPDPKDFTIENLKGETVGRVPGTINGQQFILNNCEDCNIYIYDHSATITVDDCINCRIFIAPIKGSVYFRDCKDCKCVVACQQFRTRDCKKMDVFLCCQTQPIIESSTGMKFGCFQYYYPELKEHFKKSDLSVYNNNWSSIHDFTPVPGETNWSLLPADLKLEDLVPKPTTEQFAQMDLSTDSEKSVVPLTTGSRRIGSDECCLVICSKEAEDKVQMFTDKLREEGSCILVQTKEVTMRPEEANVILGDPRYSQLVQSGPVIGLQYNGDKVIEKCSSVLQSVMGDSTYFISRDAESAQKNIDDFYSYADMQMSM, encoded by the exons ATGGGTTGTCTTTGGCCAAAACCGGGAGACGAGTCAGGGCAGCAAGATGAAGCACCGAAAGTTTATAGCTG GGAACGCAAAGACAGACCAGACCCTAAGGATTTCACCATTGAAAACCTGAAAGGTGAAACGGTCGGCAGAGTACCTGGTACAATTAACGGACAACAGTTCATTCTT AATAATTGCGAG gattgtaacatctacATTTATGACCATTCAGCAACAATCACAGTGGATGACTGTATAAATTGTAGGATATTTATTGCTCCAATTAAAGGAAG TGTTTATTTCCGGGACTGCAAAGACTGCAAGTGCGTAGTAGCATGCCAACAGTTCAGGACGAGGGATTGCAAAAAGATGGACGTGTTCCTATGCTGTCAGACGCAGCCAATCATCGAATCATCGACTGGTATGAAATTTGGATGCTTTCAGTACTATTATCCAGAATTGAAag AACATTTCAAGAAGTCAGATCTCAGTGTGTACAACAACAACTGGAGTAGTATACATGATTTCACGCCAGTGCCCGGTGAAACAAATTGGTCACTTTTACCAGCT GATTTGAAGTTGGAAGACCTTGTGCCAAAACCAACAACTGAACAGTTTGCTCAGATGGACTTATCAACAGACTCAGAGAAAAGTGTTGTACCTCTCACAACAGGTTCTAGGAGGATAGGTTCAGATGAA TGTTGTCTGGTCATTTGTTCCAAGGAAGCTGAAGATAAAGTACAAATGTTCACAGATAAACTCAGAGAAGAG GGTTCATGTATTCTGGTACAGACCAAGGAAGTAACTATGAGACCTGAAGAAGCCAATGTTATACTGGGTGACCCTAGGTATTCACAACTTGTTCAAAGTG GCCCTGTGATAGGTTTACAGTACAACGGTGATAAAGTTATTGAAAAGTGTTCATCTGTCCTTCAATCTGTCATGGGCGACTCCACTTACTTCATATCGCGTGATGCTGAGAGTGCCCAGAAGAACATTGATGATTTCTACAGCTATGCTGACATGCAGATGTCAATGTAG